The sequence CTTATCGTATCGTAATGATGAAAGCCCGTATCATTCTTGCATCGCTTTTACTGGCCGGACTAAATAGCCTGGCGCAAAAAAGCCCGGTTACGCTGTGGTTGACCAATGCCGATAAGTCGGCGATGTTTCAGCAGCAAAAGCAAACGCTGAAGTTCGAACTGAAGGACGCAAACGACCATCCATCCATCACTGTGGATGACGGCACCACCTATCAACCCATCGATGGTTTTGGCTTCGCCTTGACGGGTGGTAGTGCTATGCACATCATCCGCATGAGCAAACCGGCACGGGCGGCGCTGTTAAAAGAATTATTCGCTTATGATGATAACAACATTGGTGTAAGCTACCTGCGCTTAAGTATCGGCGCGTCGGATCTGAACGAGAAAGTTTTTTCGTACGATGATATGCCCGCGGGAGAGACCGACCCCAAACTGGCCCATTTTGACCTGGGGCCTGATAAAGCCGATGTGATACCGGTGCTGAAAGAGATACTGGCTATCAACCCTAAAATAAAGATACTGGGTTCGCCATGGTCGGCACCTGCGTGGATGAAAACCAATGGCGATACGCGTGGCGGCGCGCTAAAGCCCGAATATTATCAGGCCTATGCCGATTACCTGGTGAAGTATATTAAAGCCTATAAAACCTTAGGTATTACCATAGATGCCATCACCGTACAGAACGAACCGCTGAACCCCAAGAATAACCCCAGCATGATGATGCAGGCGCACGAACAGGCCGACTTCATCAAAAACAATTTAGGCCCGGCGTTCCAGTCGGCAGGGATAAAAAGCCGCATTATTCTGTACGATCATAACTGCGACCGCCCCGATTATGCCGATTCGATACTGACCGATAAAGCTGCCGCTAAATATGTGGATGGCTCGGGCTTTCACCTATATGGCGGAAAGATAGAAGTGATGACTGACCTGCACAACAAGTACCCCGAGAAGAACCTCTACTTCACCGAGCAGATGGTGATAGAGAAGGACGGCAGCCCATCAACCAAAGTGGCCGACCCGGTAAGGCGTTTATTTATTGGCGCTACCCGCAACTGGAGCCGCAATGTATTGGAATGGAACCTGGCCGCCGATATCAACAACCAACCCCATACCGACCGTGGCGGCTGCCCCATGTGCCAGGGCACGGTAACCATTGATAAAGACAGCTATACCCGCAACATCGCTTATTATGCCATGGCACACGCATCAAAATTTGTAAGGCCGGGGTCGATGCGTATCGCATCTAACAATATCGATAACCTGCCTAACGTGGCCTTCATTACGCCGCAGGGTAAAAAGGTGCTAATTGTGACCAATAGCGGCAAAACCGAGCAAAACTTTAACATTTACAGCAAAGGTAAAATGGTGACCACACAGCTTAAAGCAGGCGCGGTGGGTACTTATACCTGGCAATAACCTTACATCAACCTACAACATTATGCGCTTCAAATTATTTATTGGTCTTGTGATAAGTCTGGCTGTTAGCCGTTACGCGGGTGCGCAGGGCTTTTTAAAGGCACAGGGCAAATTAATTGTTAACGACAAGGGGCAGAAGGTCATATTGCGCGGCATGGGCCTTGGCGGCGATATGCTGCAGGAAGGCTACATGTTTAAAGTGGCCATGCTGAACCAGCAATATAAGATCCGCGCGGGTATTGAAGACCTGGTCGGCCCCGAAAAAACGGCAGAGTTTTATAATACCTGGCTGGCCAATAATACCCGCAAAATAGATGTGGATAGTATGGCGCGCTGGGGTTTCAACTCCATCCGCCTGCCCATGCACTTTAACCTCTATACGCTGCCGGTGGCCGATGAACCCGTAGCCGGTAAGAACACCTGGCTAAAAAAAGGTTTCGAAATGACCGATAGCCTGCTAAAATGGTGCAAGGCTAACCACATGTACCTGATCCTTGACTTGCACGCTACTCCCGGCGGCCAGGGTAACGATTTGCCCATAGCCGACCGTCACCCCGATCAGCCTACGCTTTGGGAAAGCCGCGCCAACCAGGAAAAAATGATAGCCCTGTGGGCAAAGCTGGCCGAGCGTTATAAAGACGAACCCAACATTGGCGGTTACGATATCATTAACGAACCCAATATGGGCTTTGACGACCCAAAGGATGTGCGCGGTACTAACGAGAAAACCAACGCCCCGTTAAAAAAGCTGATGATGGAAATTACCGCCGCCATCCGCACGGTAGATAAAAAGCATATTGTTATTATTGAAGGTAACGGCTTCGGCAACAATTATAACGGCGTGCTGCCTGCCTGGGATAATAATATGGTGCTCAGTTTCCATAAATACGGCAACTTTAATACCGAAAAGCAGATAGCCAACTTTATGTCCCTGCGCGATAAATATAATGTGCCGCTATGGCTGGGCGAATCGGGCGAGAACTCCAACACCTGGTATACCGAATGCATCGGTATGGTAGAGCGTAACGATATCGGCTGGAGCTGGTGGCCATTGAAAAAAATGGGCGGCAACAACCCGTTGGAAATAAAAGTACCCGACGGTTACCAAAAACTGCTTGACTACTGGAGCAAAAAGGGCCCCAAACCATCCGCTGCCGAAGCACAGGTAGTGCTTGACCAATGGCTGCAAAACCTGAAGCTGGAGAACAACATCATCCACCGCGATGTGATAGATGCCATGTTCAGGCAGGTACGCACAGCAGATACCAAACCATACAAGGCTAATATCATTACCAATAACACCACTATCCTTGCCGCCGATTACGACCTTGGCCGCCAGCGCTCGGCCTATTACGATACCGATACAGCCAGTTACCATTACACACCCGGCGTAAACACGGCCGGTAACCGTGGTTACGCCTACCGTAATGATGGGGTAGATATCCGCAGCGACAAAGATGGCCCATACATCAGCAATATAGAGGATGGCGAATGGCTGCAATATACCCTCCATGTGAAAGCCAAAGGCGTTTACACCCTGCGTTTGGCCGTTAGCAGCAATGTGGCCGACGGTAAGCTATCGATTAAGAACGGAGATAAAGCTTTAGGTGAGAACCTTGTGCCAAACACCGGCGGCACCCAAAACTGGCAAACGTTGGAATTGAAAGGGATCAGCCTAAATGCCGGCACAAACAAGTTGCGGGTTTACGCAGATAAAGGTGGCTGGTTGTTCAGGAATATGGAGTTTGTGAAGTGATTAAATTGATTTCACACTAACAAATCTGTGAAATCCTTTTAAAGTCAGTGTAATCACCCAACAATAACACAAAGCCCCCGGTTTTTGCCGGGGGCTTTCTCATATCCTTTTCAATCGGGGCGTTTGTTAGAATATCAGCAGATCTTTGAATTTACAGTGTGGCGCTCTTCTCTACAAGTACGTTGCGCGCTTTCATAGATGTGGTAGTGGTTGGGCCGGGCGAACCGGATGCGCCTTCCATTTGGTAATCGATAATAATATTCATGGGCTTACCCACAAAGTTTGCACCGGTTTGCGTGCTTTTCAGCACCCCGTCAATCCAATATTCGATGCTTACATCGGTGGCGTTTGTCTTGGTCATATAAACCGAATAAGTATGCCAGCTCGATGGGCTTGATATCGCCGTCCCTACGCTCGACCAGCCGCCGCTGGCGTTTTTATAGGTGTTGGTCCAGCAGGTGCTGCTGCCTTTAAACTCCATAAAGTCGCTTTCGGGCGGCCAGCTGCTGGCTCCGGTTGCCCAAAACGCGGGCCAGGTACCGGTTGCGGATGGATTTTGGAACTCGCCCTTAAAATGCCACTTGGGCCACGATGCATCAACCGTAGCGATAGCCTTGGCGTATACCGTACCCGAATAATAATGGATAGTCAGGTAAGGGTCTTTACTGCTGTTGCCTACGCCGCTGGTGGGTGTACTGCTCAGGGTAAGCACCCCGCCCGAAACGGAGATGTTTTGTGTGCGCATGCGGGCAGAACCATTATGGTCCGATCCCCAGGGATAAAGGTTGTTCCAATAAGTGCTGAATGAGCTGAACGAGGTAGTTGGGATTACATTCACCCAGCTCACCGCGTCGGTTTTCAGGTTGGCCGCGCCGTCGGTTACAGGTTCGGTACTTATTGTTTGTTCTTTTTTGCATGCGGCAAGGCAGGCAAGCAGGCCTAAGCCAGCCATAATAAAGGTTAATTTTTTCATAAAAGATTTCTTAAAAATTTAATTGATTAATTATTTGATATTCTTTTATTAATTGGCAGAACAAATAACGGTGGGTAACGAAATGCACGGTGGGGGCAAATCCGCAATTTTAGAGGGGTGTATTTTCGCGCAGCCATATGTTAATCGGGCATAGCAAACTGCCTTAAACAGAGATATGAATTGGCAATTTGCTTCCTAACTTTATCAACCATCGCCAATAATTATGAAAATAAAACTGATACCATACAGCGCCATTGCCCTGCTAACTGCCGCGACCGCACAAGCGCAAACCAGCAAGCCTGCCGACAGCGCCGAATACAACCTTTCTGTTCCCGCCGCCAAAACGCTGAACAGCTCGCTGCCCAACGCCAGTTTCGGGCCCTGGATCAATTACCGCACCCGCAATATCCCTCAGTTGATCAACTATAAGCCAGCGGCAATAGCCACCGATGCTTTTGGTGGCCGCATGGATAAAAAAGGCGCAAAGACGGGCTTTTATCACACGCAAAAAATAGACGGCCGCTGGTGGCTGGTAAACCCCGACGGGCATTTGTTTATCCACGAAGGTGTTTGTTCGGTAACGCCCGGGGCAAGCGAGCGCAATAAGGAGGCATTGAAAAAGAAATTCGGCGATAATGCCGGCTGGGCCAAAAGCATGGTGCAATCCTTAACCGAATATGGCTTTAATGGAGCGGGCGCATGGTCGGCGGTTGATGAGATCCGCAAGGCCAACCAGCAGGCGGCGAAGCCTTTAGCTTATAACGTCATCATTAATTTCATGAGCACCTACGGCGAAAAGCGGGGCGGCACCCACCGTGTACCCGGCCACCAGGGCTATCCCGGCAATGCCATCTTTGTGTTCGATCCCGGTTTTATAACCTGGTGCGATGAAAGGGCGAAGGACCTTGTAGTTTATAAAGACGATAAAAACCTGCTGGGTTATTTCTCTGATAACGAGATGCCTTTATCGCGCAGTAATTTGGCGGGTTATCTCTCATTAGATCATACCGAGCCGGGTTATATCGCGGCGGCCAAATGGGCTGTCGAAAACAACGTAGATACCACTAAGCTAACCGAGAAGAACAAGATCGATTTCCTCTCGTTTGTGAGTGATACCTATTTTCGCATTGTATCGTCGGCTATCCGTAAGTACGATGCTAACCACATGTATATCGGCTGCCGCTTTTATGGCGCGCAGCGCTTTTACCCCGAAGTAATTAAAGCCGCGGGCAAGTATGTGGATGTATTATCCATCAATTATTACAGCTATTGGACACCTATTTTAAAAGATATGCAAAACTGGGAGCAATGGAGCGGCAAGCCCTTCATCGCTTCCGAATGGTATGTAAAAGGCGATGATGCAGGCCTGGCTAACCATTCGGGTGCAGGCTGGCTGGTAAAAACCCAGGCCGACAGGGGCGCCTTTTACCAAAACTTTATCCTCAGCCTGTTAGAATCGAAGATGTGTGTAGGCTGGCACTGGTTTAAATACCAGGATAACGACCCGCAGCAAAAAGGCGCCGAACTTTCCAATATCGATGCCAATAAGGGTATTGTTGATGTTAATTACGATTACTATAAGCCGCTGATGGATAAGATGAAGGAATTGAACAAGCAGGTGTATTCGCTGACGGATTTTTTTGACGGGAGGAGGTAACCTCACGCCTCCCTATCAGAAAGGGAGGATCATAAAAATTCTTTTAAAACAAATCGGAATGGCTACCTGCCCTAACTAATATAATTTCGTTTTCAACGGTAATTTCAAGCCATATAATTAACAGGTCGCCTTTAACATGGCACTCCCAGTTATCATTATAATTACCAGATAATTTGTGTGCCCGATACTTTTGTGGAAGCCCCTCCGCGCCTTTCACCGCGAGTTCATTTTTAAGAAAATCAAGAATAAGCGCTAAATCCTTTGCTGATCTCTTTTTAATCAATTTCAGATCTTTTTCAAACCTGTTTGTAAAACTTAAGATATACATATAGAATTAAAGACTTTGAAAGAATGCATCAAGGTCTTCTATCTTTTGAGTTTTTCCTGCGCGGGCTTCGGTAATAGCTTTTTTAGTGATGTTATTAGGTTCAGCTTCACTTTCCATAACATTAACGATCTTGCCATTTAATCTTTGGGTAAGTTGTTCAAACAGGTCACGGTCTTTGTCCGGTATCTCTATGGTTAATGTTGTCATTTTAAAAGGGCTTTATCCGTGTGGTATTATACAAATTTACGTGATTTTTCTTAAAGGTGAAAGCATTGCTATGCCAGCTATTTTGCTATATTTAAAGCACATACAGCACACCCCATCATGAGCGTTAAATATTGTGTCCCTGTTATCCCCAGCGCTAACCTTCAGCGCAGCCTGCGTTTTTGGGTAGATGGTTTAGGCCTAAGCATCGACCGTGAAATGCGGCAGGACGGCAAATTGATTGGTTGCATGGTGCATAACACAGGGGTATACTTTTGGCTCAACCAGCGCGATGGCGGGCCAATACCCGATGGACACGAAGGCATCCGCCTTTACTGGACACCGGAAGATCTTGTTGCTACCCGCGAACACCTGAAGCAGCTGGGCTTCGAAGTTTCGGAAATTACAGACCGCGACTATGGCCAAACCGAATTTTTCCTTACCGATGATGACGGCTACTCTCATTGCTTCGGGGTGGCTACAAAGGCATAAGACGCTTCGCGCGAACCCATCTTTGGTTTTTTCGTACCTTTGTGCATCAGGGGCTAAATTGCCCCGTGCAAATTATATGTCATCAGCACCGCAAACGCCAACTACCGAAAAGGATAACCTGCACCCCCGCAACGCGCACCGGCAGGGTTATGATTTTAAGCTGCTGATCAAAGCCGTACCTGCCTTACGTCCGTTTGTTAAGGCTAACCAACACGAGGTGGAATCCATCAACTTCAGCGATGCGGAAGCGGTTAAACTGTTGAATAAAGCTTTGCTGAAAACCAACTACGGGGTAAACGACTGGGATATCCCCGATGGCTATCTTTGTCCGCCCATACCCGGCCGGGCCGATTATATTCACTACATCGCTGATCTGCTGGCCGAAGCCGATAAGGGCAACATCCCCGAAGGAAAAAAGATAAAGATACTGGACATCGGCACCGGCGCCAACTGCATTTACCCCGCCATTGGCAGCAGTGTTTACGGCTGGCAATTTGTAGCTACCGATATCGACCCGATAGCCATTACATCGGCCAAGCGCATCCTGGCGGCCAACCCTGCTTTAAAGCAAAACATTATACTAAGGCAACAAACCAACAAGCATAATATTTTTAAAGGCATTATGCTGCACGATGAGGGTTTCGACGCCACCATCTGCAACCCGCCTTTTCATGCATCGGCACAGGAGGCGCAACTGGCGAGCATTAACAAGTGGAATAAGCTGCAACTAAAGGGTAAAACATCGCTCAACTTCGGCGGGCAGAAAAAGGAGCTCTGGTATCCCGGCGGCGAAGCGGCGTTTATTAAACTGATGATAGAACAAAGCGCGCTGGCGCCCAAAAACTGCATGTGGTACACTACGCTGGTATCCAAAAAAGATACACTGCCCGGTGTTTACAGATTACTGGAAAGGATAAAGGCGACCGAGGTGCGCACCATCAACATGTCGCAGGGGCAAAAGCAGAGCCGCATTGTAGCCTGGACGTTTTTGAATGAAGTTGAGCGGGCGGATTGGGTGAAGACATGGTGGAAATAGGACCGCTGATTTTTAATGATTTTTTGATTTCGTTGATTTGTTTAATTTCACAGACCTGAGGAGGATTTCACAGATTTTTTGGATATTGATCGGTGAAATCATTTCTAAAATCGGCGAAATCACAATAAAACAATATGACAGTAGCAGAAGCACTTACCGCGCTTGAAGCAAAGGGAAACGAGAAGCGCCGCCAGCATAATACAAAAAACGGCGCGGGCAATAACCAGTTTGGCGTAAACATGGGCGATATCCGCGCGCTGGCGCTAAAGATAAAAACCGACCATGAACTGGCTAAGGCCCTGTGGGCAACCGGCAATGTGGATGCCCGCTTTTTGGCTACGCAGGTAATGAACCCTAAATTGTTATCAGTTGCGGATATTGAGGATATGCTGCGCGCTGAGCAGTTTACGCAGATAGTAGACTGGCTGTATACCAACATCATTAAAGAACGCTCCGATAAAGAGCAGCTGCGCCAGCAATGGATGCAATCTGATGATGTGATGCTGGCCCGCCTGGGTTGGAGTTTAACCAGTGGCCGCATTACCCGCAGTCCGGAGGGCATAGATATCCCTGCGCTGCTTGATCGTTTAGAAAAGGAAATGCCTGCCGCCGCTCCCGGGGTGCAATGGACCATGAACACCGCCCTGGCGCAGATCGGCATTAACCATCCTGAATACCGTGACCGTGCGCTGGCCATTGGTGAGCGTTTGGGTATTTATCGTGATTATCCTGTATCTAAAGGATGTACATCGCCGTTCGCGCCAATATGGATCAACGAGATGGTGAAGCGGCAGGGATAGCAACAATATCGTTACCCATCGCTAAAACTATAAATTTCGTTAACAATCCAATTTTTGTACAGCATTGCCTGTCATTTTTGTGGCATGCAATTAAAGTTTACAAAATATATCATCGCCATCTGCTGTGTGGCGCTCTTCCAATTGGCTTCGCAAGCGCAAAACGCGCCAAAATATAAAGGCCGTGTCAGCGGCCGCGTAACCGATTCCATCACCAAAACCCCGGTCGATTTTGCAACTATCAGCATTTATAAAATGGGCGCTACAGCCCCGTTCAATGGCATCAGCGCCGATGCTAAGGGCAACTACACCATCACCAATATCCCGGCAGGTACATATAAAGTAACGGTTGAGTTTTTAGGCTATAAACGCAAAACCATACAGCCGGTAACCATTACCGATGCCGCTCCAAATGTATCCTTAGGCAATGTACTGCTGGCAGGCAGCCAAACCACCTTAAATACGGTTAATGTAGTTGGCCAGGCACCGGTGATAGAAAACAAGATAGATAAACTGGTATACAATGCCACCAACGATTTGACCGCGCAAGGTGGCGTAGCGCTGGATGTGTTGAAAAAAGTACCGATGGTTACGGTAGATATCGACGGTAATGTGGAATTGCAGGGTAGCCCCAGCATCCGTTTCCTGATCAACGGGAAGCCATCCAGCATATTCGGCGCCAGTTTGGCCGATGCGCTGCAGTCTATCCCCGCCAGTCAGATCAAAAACATCGAGGTAATTACCAGTCCGGGCGCTAAGTACGATGCATCGGGTACCGGGGGCATCATCAACATTGTGTTAAAAAGCAGCAAGGTACAGGGTTTCAATGGCAGCATGAATCTATCGGCCGGGACAAGGTTAGAGAACGGTTCGCTCAACCTTAACGCCCGCCGTGGCAACGCGGGCATTAACGCCTATATCAGCGGCAATGAGCAGTTGAACACGGTAGGCAAAAGCAGTTCGCTGCGTACATCATACAACAACAGCCGCGATACGCTGACCCAGTTTTTGCAGGATGGCAGCAGCGGTTTTAAGCGCAGCGGTTATCAAACCGGGATCAGCTTTAACTGGTCTATCAGCAAAAAAGATGAGCTGACGGCAGCGGTAAGCCATAACGAATCGAACAATCTTAATAACGGGCTCACTAGCCAGGACCAAAGCACACGCGGCCTTTCGGGCAACCTGATAGCCGACCTGATGAACCTGCGCACATCCAACAGTAACGGGCACGAGCGATCGACCGATATGAGCCTGGAATACAAAAAAACATTTAAAAAAGAGGGACAGGAACTGAGCTTTCAGTACGATGCCAGTTTCGGCAACAATACAGCCGATGCCTTTCAACGCCAGGACTACCTGACGGGTGGTAAACCATCAACCGGCACCAACAGCAGCAACCCTGGCAAGGAGAACGAGATCAATCTTTCGCTTGATTACGCCCACCCGGTAACTGATGATATTATGATTGAAGGCGGCCTTAAAACCGTTATCGAAAGCCTGAGCAGCAATACCGTTACCGATACCCTGCTGGCCAATGGCGGCTATGCCCGCAACGCTAACCAAACTTATGGATTCAACTATCACCGCAATATTTACGCGGCCTACCTGTCGGCATCGGCGGGGTTTTTTAACAATTTTATAGAGGCTAAAGCGGGCCTGCGTTACGAGCGCACTAATACCCGTATCGATTTCCCCGGCGCGGTGATCCCTGGTTACAATATCTTTGCCCCCTCGTTTGTATTGCAGCACAAGCTGGATAAAACGCAATCGATAAAAGCGGCCTACAGCTTCCGTATCGAGCGGCCCGATTATGGCGAAGTAAACCCTTTTTATAATATCAGCGACCCACGCAATATCAGTACCGGTAACCCTAACTTACGCCCCGAGCTGGGCCATAATTACGAATTGGGTTATAGCAAAAGCTTCGCCAAAGGTGGCAACATTTATGCCGGTGCGGTATACCGCTACAATACCGACGATATACAGGGCTACACCACCTTTTTCCCTGTTTTAAATATCAACGGCACCCAATATACTAATGTGTCGCTTAGTCAGCGTACCAATATCGGTTCGCAAACATCCATCGGTATAAACATTTTCGGTTCGGTGCCGGTAACCTCAAAACTAAACCTGCGCACCAATATTCAGGCGGGCAGCCGCAGTAACAGCAACCCCGGCAATGCCACGGTAACCGCGTTCAGCTACCGTGTAAACCTTAATGCCAGCTACGAGTTTAGCAACAATTTTGTAGCCGAAGTTTTTGGCAACTACAATGCCCGGCAAAAAACCATACAGGGCACGCGCCCCGGCTTTGGCTTCTATAACATCGCGTTGCGCAGGCAATTCATGAATAAGAAAGCCAGTCTGGGGTTAACAGCCGCCAACCCTTTCAGTCAGTACGTTAACCAAACGGCTACCGCTTTCGGACCAAACTTCAACCAAAGCAGCCTGCGGCAGGTACCCTACCGTTCGTTTGGTATCAGTTTGAGCTATAAATTTGGTAAGCTGGAATTTAAAAAGGAAAAAGACGACAATAATGGCGGGCCGCAACAAGTGTTGCCTGATCAGGGGAATTAATATGTATTGTAGCGATGGGTTTGAAACCCATCGCTACAATACAAGAATACCTTTCCACCTCCAAAATCCCCGCCTAATTACTATCATTGCATATTAATACTTGCCATGATGGACATAAAAGTTATCGCTTTTGATGCCGACGACACCCTTTGGGTAAACGAGCCTTACTTCAGGCGCACCGAGGAAGCTTTTTGCGAACTAATGGGCGGATACCTCTCACAACACGATATCGAGCGCGAACTGCTGAAGATAGAGATCGGCAATTTGCCGCTTTACGGTTATGGCGTTAAGGGCTTTATCCTCTCGATGATAGAAGCGGCCATGACCATATCCGACAAAACCATCAGCATTGATATTGTTGAACGCATTATTAATTTGGGCAAAGCTGTTTTAGACGAGCCTATTGAACTGCTGGATGGTGTGGAAGAAGTGCTGACCGCCCTGAAAGGCAAATACCGTTTAGTGGTAGCCACCAAAGGCGACCTGCTCGACCAGGAGCGCAAGTTACGTAAATCGGGCCTGGGGCATTATTTTCACCATATCGAGATCATGTCGGAAAAGGATGATGCCAACTACCTGAAACTGCTGCGCCATTTGGATATCCAACCGCAGGAATTGCTGATGGTGGGTAATTCGCTAAAATCGGATGTGTTGCCGGTGCTGAATATCGGCGGCCATGCGGTACACGTACCCTACCACATTACCTGGGCGCACGAACAGATAGATAATACGATAGAAAACGACCGCTTTAGGAGCGTGGAGAATATTAAGCAGGTGCTGGAGATCCTATAGAAACAAAGCCGGGAAAGGCTTGTTGTTTTTGCTGATATTTGCACTACAAAACCGCTACAACCAATTTAACATTCATCTGCAAGGGTAAAATGCCCTATTTTTACTGATATGAAGAAACTAACCCTGCTGCTTTGCGGCTGCTTTTTGTACGTAACAGGCTTTGGTCAATCTAATCCTGAGATAGCCATCATTCCCAAACCAGTAACGCTGGTAAAACACACCGGCACCTATACGCTGCATAAGAGTGTCAATATAGCGGTAGTTGGCGCGGGTACTAAACCCGTTACCGATTTTTTGGTAAGCAAGTTTAACGCCGTTGGCATACTGGGCCTCCCTACACAGGTATCGGCTATCCCGGCTGCTATAAAATTGGTTATCAATAATAAACCTGATGCTGCAATTGGCGATGAAGGCTATAACTTGTCCGTTACCACCAAGGGCGTGGTGATAAAAGCCAATAAATCTGCCGGATTATTCTACGGCGTGCAAACCATGCTGCAA comes from Mucilaginibacter mali and encodes:
- a CDS encoding outer membrane beta-barrel family protein encodes the protein MQLKFTKYIIAICCVALFQLASQAQNAPKYKGRVSGRVTDSITKTPVDFATISIYKMGATAPFNGISADAKGNYTITNIPAGTYKVTVEFLGYKRKTIQPVTITDAAPNVSLGNVLLAGSQTTLNTVNVVGQAPVIENKIDKLVYNATNDLTAQGGVALDVLKKVPMVTVDIDGNVELQGSPSIRFLINGKPSSIFGASLADALQSIPASQIKNIEVITSPGAKYDASGTGGIINIVLKSSKVQGFNGSMNLSAGTRLENGSLNLNARRGNAGINAYISGNEQLNTVGKSSSLRTSYNNSRDTLTQFLQDGSSGFKRSGYQTGISFNWSISKKDELTAAVSHNESNNLNNGLTSQDQSTRGLSGNLIADLMNLRTSNSNGHERSTDMSLEYKKTFKKEGQELSFQYDASFGNNTADAFQRQDYLTGGKPSTGTNSSNPGKENEINLSLDYAHPVTDDIMIEGGLKTVIESLSSNTVTDTLLANGGYARNANQTYGFNYHRNIYAAYLSASAGFFNNFIEAKAGLRYERTNTRIDFPGAVIPGYNIFAPSFVLQHKLDKTQSIKAAYSFRIERPDYGEVNPFYNISDPRNISTGNPNLRPELGHNYELGYSKSFAKGGNIYAGAVYRYNTDDIQGYTTFFPVLNINGTQYTNVSLSQRTNIGSQTSIGINIFGSVPVTSKLNLRTNIQAGSRSNSNPGNATVTAFSYRVNLNASYEFSNNFVAEVFGNYNARQKTIQGTRPGFGFYNIALRRQFMNKKASLGLTAANPFSQYVNQTATAFGPNFNQSSLRQVPYRSFGISLSYKFGKLEFKKEKDDNNGGPQQVLPDQGN
- a CDS encoding HAD family hydrolase, whose product is MMDIKVIAFDADDTLWVNEPYFRRTEEAFCELMGGYLSQHDIERELLKIEIGNLPLYGYGVKGFILSMIEAAMTISDKTISIDIVERIINLGKAVLDEPIELLDGVEEVLTALKGKYRLVVATKGDLLDQERKLRKSGLGHYFHHIEIMSEKDDANYLKLLRHLDIQPQELLMVGNSLKSDVLPVLNIGGHAVHVPYHITWAHEQIDNTIENDRFRSVENIKQVLEIL